In Wolbachia endosymbiont of Aedes albopictus, one DNA window encodes the following:
- the recJ gene encoding single-stranded-DNA-specific exonuclease RecJ, which produces MLLEIEKRSITNALWKLQEADQREILTLIQRFELPEVLARILVTRGVNIENASDFLYPLIRSLLPDPFHLLDMDKAVSRIIRAIKNNEKIAIFGDYDVDGATSSALINRYMRAIDIHSIIYIPDRVDEGYGLNTDALLQLKKNGIDLCISVDCGTLAYQPIEDAKVFGLDIIVVDHHLGTEKLPSAIAVVNPNRLDESSPYTNLAAVGVSFLLIIALNKSLREQGFFTNKKEPDLFDLLDLVALGTVCDVMQITNLNRAFVSQGLKVMSARKNVGLRVLFDALGILEKPSVSQLGFSIGPCINAGGRIGEASLGARLLSTDDDVEAHSIALKLIDLNNARKVLENEALLEATAQAEKFAQLGVNFIMVSGNWHQGIIGIIASRLKEQFHLPTIVMSLNNGIGKASCRSILGVDIGAVVLSAKFTNLIIEGGGHSMAAGFSIKEDKINDLHDFFTERFSNSINEKILKADSIVTAKAINLSLWNQLQRLGPFGVGNPEPRFIIQGAKIRKPEVIGVDHIKCFIADDNVMVRAIAFRSANTHLGSAIMQGNVKAILGKISMNYWNGNEFVQFLIEDVLTIS; this is translated from the coding sequence ATGCTACTTGAAATTGAAAAGCGCAGCATAACAAATGCATTGTGGAAGTTGCAAGAAGCAGATCAAAGGGAAATCTTAACTCTTATACAGAGATTTGAGTTGCCAGAAGTACTAGCAAGAATATTGGTTACTCGTGGTGTTAACATAGAAAATGCGAGCGACTTCTTATATCCACTAATCAGATCGCTATTACCAGATCCCTTTCACCTTCTTGATATGGATAAAGCTGTTTCTCGTATAATACGGGCAATAAAAAATAATGAAAAAATTGCAATATTTGGTGACTATGATGTTGATGGTGCAACGTCGTCAGCATTGATTAACAGGTACATGAGAGCAATCGATATACACTCTATAATTTACATTCCAGATCGTGTTGATGAGGGCTATGGATTAAACACAGATGCTTTATTACAACTTAAAAAAAACGGGATCGATTTGTGTATTTCCGTTGATTGCGGTACGCTTGCATATCAACCAATAGAAGATGCAAAGGTCTTTGGTCTTGATATTATAGTTGTCGATCATCATCTTGGTACGGAAAAGTTACCAAGCGCCATAGCAGTTGTTAACCCAAACCGCCTTGATGAAAGCTCTCCTTATACTAACCTTGCAGCAGTTGGAGTGTCATTTTTGCTGATTATTGCTCTTAATAAAAGCCTACGTGAGCAAGGATTTTTTACCAATAAAAAAGAACCAGATTTATTTGATCTGCTGGATTTAGTTGCTCTTGGAACTGTTTGCGATGTTATGCAGATTACAAACCTCAATAGAGCATTTGTCTCACAAGGATTAAAAGTTATGTCAGCAAGAAAAAACGTTGGCTTGCGTGTTTTATTTGATGCTTTGGGGATCCTTGAAAAACCAAGTGTTTCACAATTAGGGTTTAGTATTGGGCCATGCATAAATGCTGGAGGAAGAATTGGAGAAGCATCGCTAGGTGCAAGGTTGCTTTCCACCGATGATGATGTAGAGGCACATTCAATTGCGCTAAAATTAATAGATTTGAATAATGCAAGGAAAGTGTTAGAAAATGAGGCTCTCTTGGAAGCTACAGCACAAGCGGAAAAATTTGCCCAATTAGGTGTAAATTTTATAATGGTAAGCGGCAACTGGCACCAGGGAATAATTGGTATAATTGCATCAAGGCTAAAGGAGCAGTTTCACTTACCAACAATAGTGATGTCTTTAAACAATGGAATAGGAAAAGCAAGCTGTAGATCAATTTTGGGAGTTGATATCGGTGCTGTAGTCCTTTCCGCAAAGTTTACAAATTTAATTATTGAAGGTGGTGGCCATAGTATGGCGGCAGGATTTTCAATTAAAGAAGACAAAATAAATGATTTGCATGATTTTTTTACTGAAAGATTTTCAAACTCTATAAATGAGAAAATTTTAAAAGCTGATAGTATAGTAACTGCTAAAGCAATAAACTTATCTCTGTGGAACCAACTGCAACGCTTGGGACCATTTGGAGTTGGGAATCCTGAACCAAGGTTTATCATTCAGGGAGCAAAGATAAGAAAGCCTGAAGTTATAGGAGTTGATCATATAAAATGTTTTATTGCTGATGATAATGTTATGGTAAGAGCTATTGCATTTCGCTCTGCAAATACTCACCTTGGCTCTGCTATCATGCAGGGTAATGTTAAAGCCATTTTGGGTAAAATCTCTATGAATTACTGGAATGGCAATGAATTTGTACAATTTTTAATAGAAGATGTATTGACCATTAGTTGA
- the nth gene encoding endonuclease III: MDSKKVELIFEKFKQSNPAPKIELNYTNDFTLLVAIVLSARTTDISVNKITKELFSITDTPEKMLSFGQSELRKCISSIGLYNSKAKNIIGLSKILIERYNSKVPTDFDDLVSLPGVGRKSANVFLNSGLGIPTLAVDTHVFRVSNRIGLVKEKDVLKTEQSLLNVVPKKYLLYAHHWLVLHGRYVCKAQKPSCETCIIHDLCEFECKRYKF; the protein is encoded by the coding sequence ATGGACTCAAAAAAAGTAGAACTGATATTTGAAAAATTCAAGCAATCAAATCCTGCACCAAAAATAGAGCTGAATTATACCAATGATTTTACGTTATTAGTTGCGATAGTTCTATCAGCGCGAACAACTGATATAAGCGTTAATAAAATTACAAAGGAGCTATTTAGTATCACTGATACGCCAGAAAAAATGCTGAGTTTTGGGCAGAGTGAGCTAAGAAAATGCATAAGCAGTATTGGTTTATATAATTCCAAAGCAAAAAACATAATCGGGCTCAGCAAAATATTGATTGAGAGGTACAATAGCAAAGTGCCTACTGATTTCGATGATTTGGTATCTTTACCAGGGGTTGGGAGAAAGAGCGCTAATGTGTTCTTAAATTCAGGGCTTGGCATTCCAACATTGGCAGTTGATACTCATGTTTTTAGAGTTAGCAATAGAATTGGGCTTGTGAAAGAAAAAGATGTACTTAAAACAGAGCAGTCTCTTTTGAATGTAGTGCCAAAAAAATACCTACTTTATGCTCATCATTGGCTAGTTTTGCATGGTAGATATGTTTGCAAAGCGCAAAAACCTTCGTGTGAAACATGCATAATACATGATTTATGTGAGTTTGAATGCAAGAGATATAAATTCTAG
- a CDS encoding NADH-quinone oxidoreductase subunit D, whose translation MPDLKTMMLNFGPQHPAAHGVLRLVLEMDGEVVERADPHIGLLHRGTEKLIEHKTYLQALPYFDRLDYVSPMSQEHAYSLCVEKLLQCEVPIRAKYLRVLFCELTRILNHLLNVSSQALDVGAMTPLLWLFEEREKILEFYERASGARFHAAYIRPGGVAADVPEGLIEDIAKFIEQFPKYIDDVDELLTENRIWKQRTVGISEISIKQALDWGFSGPMLRAAGLAWDLRKSQPYEIYDQLDFDIPIGQNGDCYDRYLVRMAEIRQSVSLVKQCIEKMPGGPVKTEDRKISPPPRAEMKKSMEALIHHFKLYSEGYHVPKGEAYTAVEAPKGEFGVYIVSDGTNRPYRCRIRAPGFAHLQALDFMAKGHMLADIAAIIGSLDIVFGEIDR comes from the coding sequence ATGCCCGATCTAAAGACAATGATGTTAAATTTTGGCCCTCAGCACCCAGCTGCACATGGAGTGTTGCGCCTTGTTTTAGAGATGGACGGCGAAGTGGTTGAGAGAGCTGATCCTCATATTGGGCTTTTGCACCGTGGTACTGAAAAATTAATAGAACATAAAACGTATCTTCAAGCTTTGCCTTATTTTGATCGCCTTGACTATGTGTCACCAATGTCACAAGAGCATGCATATTCACTTTGTGTGGAGAAATTGTTGCAATGTGAAGTGCCAATTAGGGCAAAGTATTTACGTGTCTTGTTTTGTGAATTGACGAGAATACTAAATCATTTACTGAACGTTTCTTCTCAAGCGCTTGATGTTGGAGCAATGACCCCTCTTTTATGGCTCTTTGAAGAAAGAGAAAAAATACTGGAATTTTACGAAAGAGCTTCAGGTGCAAGGTTTCACGCAGCTTACATCAGACCAGGTGGAGTTGCAGCAGATGTTCCAGAAGGTTTGATTGAGGATATTGCAAAGTTTATAGAGCAATTTCCAAAGTATATAGACGATGTTGATGAACTTTTAACAGAAAATAGGATATGGAAGCAACGCACTGTAGGGATCAGTGAAATATCAATTAAACAGGCACTTGACTGGGGCTTTAGTGGCCCAATGTTGCGCGCGGCTGGGCTTGCTTGGGATTTGCGAAAAAGCCAGCCATATGAAATATATGATCAGCTAGATTTTGATATACCTATTGGCCAAAATGGCGATTGTTATGACCGTTATCTAGTTAGAATGGCAGAGATTAGGCAGTCTGTTAGCTTGGTGAAGCAGTGTATAGAGAAAATGCCTGGAGGCCCAGTAAAAACTGAAGATAGAAAAATTTCTCCACCGCCAAGAGCAGAGATGAAAAAATCTATGGAAGCTTTGATTCACCATTTTAAACTTTACTCAGAAGGATATCACGTACCAAAAGGTGAAGCTTACACAGCTGTTGAGGCACCAAAAGGTGAGTTTGGAGTGTATATAGTTTCAGATGGTACCAATAGACCTTATAGATGCCGAATAAGAGCACCTGGCTTTGCACATTTACAAGCTTTGGATTTTATGGCAAAAGGACACATGCTTGCCGACATTGCAGCAATTATTGGCTCACTTGATATAGTTTTTGGTGAGATTGATAGGTAA
- a CDS encoding holo-[acyl-carrier-protein] synthase has protein sequence MIRGIGTDIVYIPRVLRILQKYGEKFLNRIYTEKEIELSRKYNSQEMRARYFAKRFAAKEAFVKARGTGFSQGIIMKDIEIYSDVRGKPYIAVRKDFISKIHLSLSDDGDYATAFVIICI, from the coding sequence ATGATACGCGGTATCGGCACTGACATAGTATATATACCAAGAGTATTGAGAATATTACAAAAATACGGGGAAAAATTTCTTAATAGAATCTACACTGAAAAAGAAATAGAGCTAAGTAGAAAGTATAATAGTCAAGAAATGCGAGCAAGGTATTTTGCCAAACGCTTTGCAGCAAAAGAAGCTTTTGTTAAAGCACGAGGTACTGGATTTAGCCAGGGCATTATAATGAAAGATATAGAAATATACAGCGATGTAAGAGGAAAACCATATATTGCTGTCAGAAAGGATTTTATCTCCAAAATTCATCTTTCTCTGAGTGACGATGGAGATTACGCTACTGCGTTTGTTATAATTTGCATCTAG
- a CDS encoding aspartate kinase, with protein MDKIIIKKFGGTSLTDLNRVANLIKNDIEKGCNVIVVVSAVAGFTDQMAFQARQISNLSCRQELSEYDVMLSAGEQISCGLLAITLQSIGVNAKSWLAWQLPIVTDDFYSESKIKTIKIDRVKRSFAEGYTAAIIAGFQGINDDRITTFGRGGSDISAVAFTVAFGVRTCEIFTDIDGIYTVDPRIVPKARKLKFISYDEMLEMSSSGAKILHNRSVQLAMKHNIKVQVLSTFKEVEGTTVLHKRDVLERYLITGIAYSTNEALVTFTNLANNLCTLRDIVEANVKIDMIHGSSFVISKFDIDLMEKLLNKNENYAINDNVAKISIIGIGVMSNTEVMHRTLKVLSEKKIEILAITTSEIKISIIVQKEYVVALVKDLYTEYELDMQH; from the coding sequence ATGGACAAAATAATCATAAAAAAATTTGGTGGGACTTCGCTAACTGATTTAAACCGAGTTGCAAATTTGATAAAAAACGACATTGAGAAAGGTTGTAATGTAATCGTTGTTGTATCTGCTGTTGCAGGATTTACTGACCAAATGGCTTTTCAGGCTAGGCAAATCTCAAATTTAAGTTGCAGACAAGAGTTATCAGAGTATGACGTTATGCTTTCAGCAGGAGAACAAATTTCTTGCGGTCTATTAGCTATCACTCTCCAATCGATCGGAGTTAATGCTAAATCGTGGCTTGCCTGGCAGTTACCAATTGTAACTGATGATTTTTATTCTGAGTCTAAAATAAAAACAATAAAGATTGACCGTGTGAAAAGATCTTTTGCTGAGGGTTATACTGCTGCGATCATCGCTGGTTTTCAGGGTATAAATGATGATAGAATCACTACTTTTGGAAGAGGAGGCTCTGATATATCAGCAGTTGCCTTCACGGTAGCCTTTGGTGTTAGAACTTGCGAAATTTTTACTGATATTGATGGAATATATACAGTAGACCCGAGAATTGTTCCAAAGGCACGCAAGCTTAAATTTATCTCTTACGATGAAATGTTGGAAATGTCGTCATCTGGTGCTAAAATACTGCATAATCGTTCAGTACAACTTGCAATGAAGCATAACATTAAAGTGCAAGTGCTATCCACTTTTAAAGAAGTAGAAGGCACTACAGTACTACACAAAAGGGACGTACTAGAGAGATACTTAATTACTGGAATAGCTTATAGCACTAATGAAGCTCTTGTAACTTTCACTAACCTTGCAAATAACTTGTGTACTTTAAGAGATATAGTAGAGGCAAACGTTAAAATTGATATGATACATGGGTCAAGTTTTGTTATCTCCAAATTTGATATTGATTTAATGGAAAAGTTACTGAATAAGAATGAAAATTATGCTATAAACGACAATGTAGCTAAAATTTCAATAATTGGCATTGGTGTTATGTCTAACACTGAAGTGATGCACCGCACACTCAAGGTTTTAAGCGAAAAAAAGATAGAAATACTTGCTATCACAACATCCGAAATCAAAATTAGTATAATTGTTCAAAAAGAATACGTTGTAGCTTTGGTCAAAGATTTATATACTGAGTATGAGCTTGATATGCAACACTAG
- the icd gene encoding isocitrate dehydrogenase: protein MSTSVTVAYGDGIGPEIMEAVLSILREAEAKISIDIIEIGECIYNKKWSHVISPSGWESIERTKILLKSPTTTPQGKGHKSLNVALRKNLGLYANIRPCISYHPVIENKFDKFDIVVIRENEEDVYTGMEHRLTGDLYQCTKIITRSGSEKICRYAFEYVKKHNRKKLTCLTKDNIMKMTDGTFHAAFDRIAKEYQDIKAEHYIVDIGMAKVATEPENFDVIVTENLYGDILSDIVAQTSGSVGLAGSSNIGNEYAMFEAVHGSAPDIAEKNIANPSGLLNAAVYMLIYVGQASTAKLIYNAWLKTLEDGIHTADLYKEKKSKQKVGTKEFAGAIIENLGKKPAILSELTVGSSTNSKISEIQNSYEQDYKVRKLVGSDITLAWSKPADFDQIVKLFETSNPQIIAIYSKGLAIWPGSSKSSSDQITCRFIANSEKKPITNSDVNDLLIKLEENTFDVVRMDKLYLYDGKEGFFV from the coding sequence ATGTCAACATCAGTCACAGTTGCGTATGGTGATGGTATTGGACCAGAAATTATGGAAGCGGTGCTGTCAATATTGCGCGAAGCAGAAGCAAAGATTTCAATAGATATTATTGAAATAGGAGAATGTATTTATAATAAGAAATGGTCTCACGTAATTTCTCCAAGTGGTTGGGAATCTATTGAAAGAACAAAGATATTACTCAAATCTCCGACAACCACTCCTCAAGGTAAAGGCCACAAAAGCTTGAACGTTGCACTCAGAAAAAATCTAGGGTTATATGCAAACATCAGGCCATGTATTTCATATCATCCTGTTATAGAAAATAAATTCGATAAGTTTGATATCGTAGTGATACGCGAAAATGAAGAAGATGTTTACACCGGAATGGAGCATAGGCTCACTGGTGACTTGTACCAATGCACTAAAATTATTACTAGGTCTGGCTCAGAGAAGATATGCAGGTACGCTTTTGAATACGTAAAAAAACACAATAGAAAAAAATTAACTTGCCTGACTAAAGATAACATAATGAAAATGACTGACGGAACTTTCCATGCCGCGTTTGATCGCATTGCAAAGGAATACCAGGACATAAAGGCAGAACATTATATAGTTGATATTGGAATGGCAAAAGTTGCTACAGAGCCCGAGAATTTCGATGTTATAGTAACCGAGAACTTGTATGGCGACATATTATCAGATATAGTGGCACAAACCTCTGGATCTGTGGGGCTTGCAGGAAGTAGTAACATTGGCAACGAATACGCGATGTTCGAAGCAGTGCATGGTTCTGCTCCTGATATTGCAGAAAAAAATATAGCTAATCCTTCTGGACTTTTAAATGCTGCAGTGTATATGTTAATTTACGTAGGTCAAGCCAGCACTGCAAAACTAATTTACAATGCATGGTTAAAAACCTTAGAAGATGGAATACACACTGCCGATTTATATAAAGAGAAAAAGAGTAAACAAAAAGTTGGTACAAAAGAATTTGCAGGAGCTATTATAGAGAATCTAGGAAAGAAGCCTGCAATATTATCTGAGCTTACAGTCGGTAGCAGTACAAATAGCAAAATAAGTGAAATACAAAATAGCTACGAACAGGACTACAAAGTTAGAAAGCTAGTTGGTAGCGATATAACGCTTGCCTGGAGTAAGCCGGCTGATTTTGACCAAATAGTGAAGTTGTTTGAAACAAGTAATCCGCAGATTATAGCAATATATTCAAAAGGCCTTGCGATTTGGCCAGGAAGTTCAAAGTCTTCAAGTGACCAAATAACCTGCAGGTTCATTGCAAATAGCGAAAAAAAACCTATCACAAATAGTGACGTAAACGACCTACTAATCAAACTTGAAGAAAATACCTTTGACGTAGTAAGAATGGATAAGTTGTATTTGTATGATGGGAAAGAGGGTTTCTTCGTTTAA
- the proS gene encoding proline--tRNA ligase: MRLSKYYLPTLKEKPAHAKIISHQYSLRAGLIKQTASGIYSWLPLGLLVLKNIENIIRDEMNKSGVIKVLMPCVQPASLWRESGRYDDYGKEMLHIKDRHGSDMLFGPTHEEVATDLIRDKVRSYKDLPLYLYHIQWKFRDEVRPRYGVMRGREFLMKDAYSFDVDYEGALNSYNLMYKTYIKIFKRMGLTPIGVRADTGPIGGNLSHEFHILANTGESTLYYDNKFSELLESEDVESLKNIYAVADDMHDPKTCLVPQEQLNVSKGIEIGHIFYFGDKYSKPMKASVTSQDGKNVNMHMGSYGIGVSRLVGAIIEAFHDDKGIIWPEAVAPFRIGLINLQTKVTEAADKIYKALKSDEVLYDDTEGSIGVKFSRMDLIGLPWQIIVGKKAINDNIVEVKNRATGEVKEMQIEEAINRFSTK, from the coding sequence ATGCGCTTATCCAAATATTATCTGCCAACTCTAAAGGAAAAGCCTGCCCATGCTAAAATTATCTCCCATCAATATTCTTTACGTGCAGGCTTAATCAAGCAAACAGCGTCTGGCATTTATTCATGGTTACCGCTTGGTCTTTTAGTGCTTAAAAATATTGAAAACATCATCAGAGATGAAATGAACAAGTCTGGCGTTATTAAAGTATTAATGCCTTGTGTGCAGCCGGCAAGTCTCTGGCGAGAATCAGGCCGTTATGATGATTACGGCAAAGAGATGCTGCACATTAAGGATAGGCATGGGAGCGATATGCTTTTCGGGCCAACGCACGAGGAGGTAGCAACTGACTTAATTAGAGATAAGGTAAGGAGCTACAAAGATTTGCCACTTTATTTGTATCATATCCAGTGGAAATTCCGTGATGAGGTAAGACCACGTTATGGTGTTATGAGGGGTAGGGAATTTCTGATGAAGGATGCATACAGTTTTGATGTAGATTACGAAGGTGCACTGAATTCATATAATTTGATGTACAAAACTTACATAAAAATCTTCAAACGAATGGGCCTTACTCCAATTGGAGTGAGAGCAGACACTGGGCCAATTGGAGGAAATTTGAGTCACGAGTTTCATATATTGGCAAACACTGGTGAGAGCACTTTATATTATGACAATAAATTTTCTGAACTACTGGAAAGTGAAGATGTTGAAAGTTTGAAGAATATATATGCAGTTGCAGATGATATGCACGACCCTAAAACTTGCCTTGTGCCGCAAGAGCAGTTAAATGTTAGTAAAGGTATTGAAATAGGGCATATTTTTTATTTTGGCGACAAATACTCAAAGCCTATGAAGGCAAGTGTTACTTCTCAAGATGGAAAAAATGTCAACATGCATATGGGTTCGTATGGCATTGGGGTTTCAAGGCTTGTCGGTGCAATAATAGAAGCTTTTCATGATGATAAGGGAATTATCTGGCCAGAAGCGGTAGCTCCTTTCAGAATTGGTTTAATCAATTTACAAACGAAAGTAACGGAGGCTGCAGATAAAATATACAAAGCTTTGAAAAGTGATGAAGTGCTTTACGATGATACGGAAGGAAGTATAGGAGTAAAATTTTCTAGAATGGATCTGATAGGCTTGCCGTGGCAAATAATTGTTGGAAAAAAGGCAATAAATGACAATATAGTTGAAGTAAAAAATAGAGCAACTGGAGAGGTAAAAGAAATGCAGATTGAGGAAGCAATAAATCGCTTTAGCACAAAATGA